Proteins from a genomic interval of Clostridium sp. 'deep sea':
- a CDS encoding NAD(P)/FAD-dependent oxidoreductase, giving the protein MKTDVVVIGAGPSGMMAAITAAEQGKRVVLLEKNSRAGKKLLLTGNGRCNVCNAVENSEVIKAFYKKGKFLYKALHHFSSTNLMNWLQKNGLSLIQEANNRVFPKSQHSIDVLNVFLDNLNKNKVAIIYSCEVKNIITNSNKVIGVLTNKETINCSAVIVATGGKSYVNTGSDGAGYKFAEQTGHKIINIKPGLTGLNSLSSNIHVLKGLSLSNVLVKVYVKNKLVASEQGDFIFTHYGVSGPAIINLSRFVAINEKKEVHLLIDLLPTTTNEDLCAKLNKMLSNNNKKLLKNILTSLVSERFMYYLLSSCEIDGNKQASHVKKKEINQIIHKLKQFKIAIKSCRGFDEAMITVGGVHLKQINPSTMQSNLCKGLYFVGEVLDLDGKTGGFNLQAAFATGYVAGLNA; this is encoded by the coding sequence ATGAAAACTGATGTTGTTGTAATAGGAGCTGGTCCCTCTGGTATGATGGCTGCAATTACTGCTGCAGAACAGGGTAAGAGGGTAGTATTATTAGAAAAAAACAGTAGAGCAGGAAAAAAGCTATTATTAACTGGCAATGGTAGATGTAATGTTTGTAATGCAGTAGAGAATAGTGAAGTTATTAAAGCGTTTTATAAAAAAGGAAAATTTTTATACAAAGCATTACATCACTTTTCTAGCACAAATCTTATGAACTGGTTGCAAAAAAATGGTTTAAGTTTAATACAAGAGGCTAACAATAGGGTTTTCCCAAAGTCTCAACACTCTATTGATGTTTTAAATGTTTTTTTAGACAATCTTAATAAAAACAAAGTAGCTATAATATATAGCTGTGAAGTGAAAAACATTATCACTAATAGTAATAAAGTAATAGGTGTATTAACAAATAAAGAAACAATTAACTGCTCTGCAGTTATTGTAGCTACTGGTGGTAAATCTTATGTAAATACAGGCAGTGATGGAGCAGGCTATAAGTTTGCAGAGCAAACAGGTCATAAAATTATTAATATTAAGCCTGGACTTACAGGACTAAACTCGCTAAGTTCAAATATCCATGTACTAAAGGGTTTAAGCCTCAGTAATGTTTTAGTAAAAGTTTATGTTAAAAACAAGTTAGTTGCTAGTGAGCAAGGAGATTTCATCTTTACCCATTATGGGGTAAGTGGTCCTGCAATTATTAATTTAAGTAGGTTTGTGGCAATAAATGAAAAAAAAGAAGTTCACTTGTTGATTGACCTATTGCCTACTACAACAAATGAAGACTTATGTGCTAAATTAAATAAAATGCTTAGTAATAATAATAAAAAACTGTTAAAAAATATTTTAACTAGTCTAGTATCTGAAAGATTTATGTACTATTTACTTAGCAGTTGTGAAATTGATGGTAATAAACAGGCCAGTCATGTTAAGAAAAAAGAAATAAATCAAATAATTCACAAATTAAAACAGTTTAAAATAGCCATAAAGTCATGTAGAGGTTTTGATGAAGCGATGATAACTGTTGGGGGTGTGCACTTAAAGCAAATTAATCCTAGTACAATGCAGTCTAACCTATGTAAAGGTTTATATTTTGTAGGTGAAGTGTTAGACTTAGATGGTAAAACAGGTGGTTTTAATTTACAAGCTGCATTTGCAACAGGATATGTTGCAGGTTTAAACGCTTAA
- a CDS encoding nitroreductase family protein, with the protein MINEHTKQALNALKNRYSCRQFSNKVIEDNVLNEILDVGVRAASGGNLQPVSVIMVRDKERKHKIRELCGQGFIEDADTLLVYILDYHRLHSWAELQNAPFGKQNSFVDFIITMEDVMCVAQSVECAATLLGVDSIYIGTVNYNYEALKELLNLPALTIPVVMSCLGYAKEGKKGHLQGHLRKKLSKEVIIHNESYHSMSEEEIQEEMVNKKYQNWLQKMTGEVLEKYKAELYEISKEVHDEEYADTVVNRIEQQQGINRAQYRLGHHYNPIKLRAHNKRVFEYYKKQGFNFWTE; encoded by the coding sequence ATGATTAATGAGCATACTAAGCAGGCACTAAATGCCTTAAAAAACAGATACAGCTGTAGACAGTTTAGTAATAAAGTTATAGAAGATAATGTTTTAAATGAAATATTAGACGTAGGTGTAAGAGCCGCTAGCGGTGGTAATTTACAGCCTGTTAGTGTGATAATGGTTCGAGATAAAGAGCGAAAACACAAAATAAGAGAGTTGTGTGGACAGGGTTTTATAGAAGATGCTGATACCTTGTTAGTATATATTCTTGATTACCATAGACTTCATTCATGGGCAGAATTGCAAAATGCTCCGTTTGGGAAACAAAATTCCTTTGTAGATTTTATTATCACTATGGAAGATGTAATGTGTGTTGCTCAAAGTGTAGAATGTGCTGCAACCTTATTAGGTGTAGATAGTATTTATATTGGAACAGTTAACTATAACTACGAGGCCTTAAAAGAGCTACTTAACTTACCAGCCCTTACAATTCCGGTAGTAATGAGTTGTTTGGGTTATGCAAAAGAGGGAAAAAAGGGTCATTTACAAGGTCATTTACGTAAAAAATTAAGTAAAGAGGTTATAATACACAATGAAAGCTATCACTCAATGAGTGAAGAAGAAATTCAAGAGGAAATGGTTAATAAAAAATACCAAAATTGGTTACAGAAAATGACGGGAGAGGTTTTAGAAAAATATAAAGCTGAGTTATATGAAATAAGCAAAGAAGTACATGATGAAGAGTATGCAGATACCGTTGTTAACAGAATTGAACAACAACAGGGTATAAATAGAGCTCAGTATAGATTAGGACATCACTACAACCCTATAAAGCTCAGAGCCCATAATAAGCGTGTTTTTGAATACTATAAAAAGCAAGGATTTAATTTTTGGACGGAATGA
- a CDS encoding SagB/ThcOx family dehydrogenase, with translation MKNQGKNFVENTKYRYLDESDQNKGLPQPPLVLPMDDESHLVFELPSPQELKIAKVDLTEAINNRVSVRLYKQEALSLEELSYLLWVTQGIKEVTKRPATLRTVPSAGCRHPFETYLLINNVTSLQQGLYRYLPLNHTLELVNSDVDMADKITAACVGQAMVKNSAVTFIWTAVQYRTYWRYGERGYRYFYLDAGHVCQNLYLACEAINSGCCAIAAYKDDELDSLLGLDGEQQFAVYVATVGKKKV, from the coding sequence ATGAAAAATCAAGGTAAGAATTTTGTAGAGAATACCAAATACCGATATTTAGACGAGTCTGATCAAAACAAAGGTTTACCTCAGCCACCATTAGTATTACCTATGGATGATGAATCACATTTAGTGTTTGAGTTGCCATCACCCCAAGAACTTAAAATAGCCAAAGTAGATTTAACTGAAGCTATAAATAATAGAGTTAGTGTAAGATTATACAAACAAGAAGCACTTAGCTTAGAGGAATTATCTTACTTATTATGGGTTACTCAAGGCATTAAAGAAGTTACTAAAAGACCAGCTACTTTAAGAACAGTGCCTTCAGCAGGGTGTAGACACCCCTTCGAAACCTATTTATTAATTAACAATGTAACTAGTTTACAACAGGGTTTATATAGGTATTTACCATTAAATCATACTTTAGAACTTGTAAATAGCGATGTTGATATGGCAGATAAAATAACAGCAGCCTGTGTTGGTCAAGCTATGGTTAAAAATTCTGCCGTAACATTTATATGGACAGCTGTACAATACCGTACGTATTGGCGTTATGGAGAGCGTGGATATCGTTATTTTTATTTAGATGCAGGACATGTATGCCAAAACCTCTATTTAGCTTGTGAAGCTATAAATAGTGGATGTTGTGCTATTGCTGCTTACAAAGATGATGAACTAGATTCACTACTAGGATTAGATGGAGAGCAGCAGTTTGCTGTTTATGTAGCGACTGTTGGAAAAAAGAAGGTGTAA
- a CDS encoding CapA family protein: MKKTSLVAIFILLVFLLIIISFDFWQKSEIAVISYQPISDSIAVNDKLVLQFNTDVNPNNVLQKIHIEPILEYDWNYDKENERLILKPKKGLEYNTTYTVTLNKGIKNGIKKASSQNTTWSFTTKKRMPIKITLLGDILLYQLEAELAKGNPEYAYSKLNKEIINPNNYIIGNLENPISARGTEMKQKNYRFRAKPDTVKILTTGNIKAVSLANNHALDYGPQALLDTVNICENAGITCFGHKHNQINNDSKHVIVEYKNYKIGLLSYVDINTIPTVYKDLWQGKNNNIAVNYISDNIIDDVKAVKKECDILIVALHWGIERSKQASNKQVELAHKLIENGVDIITGHHPHSIQGIEKYKNGIICYSLGNFIFPPYNRRRTFVPVIEISKDGILNTTIYPLKPINGVPCSMNEQQTSMFYNEIKKLSSTFNTEFILKKEIITIK, translated from the coding sequence ATGAAAAAAACATCATTAGTAGCTATATTTATTTTATTAGTTTTTTTACTTATTATTATATCGTTTGATTTTTGGCAAAAGTCAGAGATTGCAGTAATTTCATATCAACCAATAAGTGATAGTATTGCTGTAAATGATAAGCTTGTTTTGCAGTTTAACACTGACGTAAATCCCAATAATGTTCTTCAAAAAATACATATTGAACCTATTTTAGAGTATGATTGGAACTATGATAAAGAAAATGAAAGACTTATTTTAAAACCAAAAAAGGGCCTAGAATATAATACCACTTATACAGTAACTTTAAATAAAGGAATAAAAAATGGTATTAAAAAGGCTAGCTCTCAAAATACAACATGGAGTTTTACTACTAAAAAACGTATGCCTATAAAAATAACACTTTTGGGGGATATTTTGTTATATCAACTCGAAGCAGAATTAGCCAAGGGTAATCCTGAGTATGCTTATAGTAAGTTAAATAAAGAAATTATAAATCCTAATAATTATATTATTGGTAATTTAGAAAACCCAATCTCCGCTAGAGGTACTGAAATGAAACAAAAAAACTATAGGTTTCGTGCTAAGCCTGATACGGTGAAGATTTTAACTACAGGTAATATTAAGGCTGTATCTTTAGCAAATAATCATGCCTTAGACTATGGACCACAAGCTTTACTAGATACGGTTAATATTTGTGAAAATGCAGGTATTACTTGTTTTGGACATAAACATAATCAAATTAATAACGACAGTAAACATGTTATAGTAGAATATAAAAACTATAAAATAGGTTTACTATCATATGTAGATATAAACACAATACCAACAGTATATAAGGATTTGTGGCAAGGTAAGAATAATAACATAGCAGTTAATTATATAAGTGATAACATTATTGATGATGTAAAGGCTGTAAAAAAAGAGTGTGATATTTTGATAGTTGCCTTACATTGGGGCATAGAGAGGAGTAAACAAGCAAGCAACAAACAAGTAGAATTAGCCCATAAATTAATTGAAAATGGAGTAGACATTATTACAGGGCACCATCCTCATTCAATTCAAGGAATAGAGAAATATAAAAATGGTATTATTTGTTACAGCTTAGGTAATTTTATATTTCCGCCATACAATCGTAGAAGAACTTTTGTTCCAGTTATTGAAATATCTAAAGATGGAATTTTAAACACCACAATCTATCCGTTAAAGCCCATAAATGGAGTGCCATGTTCAATGAACGAGCAACAAACAAGTATGTTTTATAATGAAATAAAGAAACTAAGTTCCACATTTAATACGGAATTTATTCTTAAAAAAGAGATTATTACTATTAAATAA
- a CDS encoding proline--tRNA ligase — MIKKYKAKHMSQMLIKTLRDAPADAELASHALLVRAGMMKQLASGIYSYMPMLYRTLRKVEQILREEMDNINGQELNMPVTHSADLWKESGRYQANISEMLKFKDRNNRDMVLAMTHEEVVTDIVRSMVDSYKQLPFMLYHIQTKFRDEPRARGGLIRVREFVMKDAYSFHTNKADLDQYYEQVAQAYFNIYNRSGLDDVVKVAGDSGMMGGNESHEYMYVTESGEDRLVICRNCGYAANMEVATQEKQLVNANDELAEMQEVHTPKAKEIAQVAEFLGVNANQTLKTLIYKIEDEIVLIALRGDMHLNDKKLAFVLKTDKFRPAKLNEVEEAGLIAGFVSPVGIKGFKVIADDVLVKEMNLVAGANKVDYHLKNVNLGRDFTADIIADIVEVKEGARCPECGKIVEHSRGVEVGNIFKLGTKYTEAFNATFAEADGNKLPIIMGCYGIGVGRLVASVVEEFHDDNGIMWPVNIAPYHVVVVPIGKEGDEAFTIAENLANDLADAGIETLFDDRKLRNGVKFKDIDLIGIPLRIVIGKKSLANNEVEVKWRKSEDKTMIAVDKIKDWVIDELKFDVTLA, encoded by the coding sequence ATGATTAAAAAGTATAAAGCAAAACATATGTCGCAAATGTTAATTAAAACGTTACGAGATGCACCAGCTGATGCTGAATTAGCTAGTCATGCTCTCTTGGTAAGAGCTGGAATGATGAAGCAGTTAGCTTCAGGAATTTATAGTTACATGCCAATGTTATATAGAACTTTACGTAAGGTAGAGCAAATTTTGCGTGAGGAAATGGATAATATTAATGGTCAAGAATTAAATATGCCAGTAACTCATTCGGCTGATTTATGGAAAGAAAGCGGTAGGTATCAAGCCAATATATCTGAAATGCTTAAGTTTAAAGATAGAAATAACCGTGATATGGTGCTCGCAATGACCCATGAAGAGGTAGTTACTGATATTGTTCGTAGCATGGTTGATAGTTATAAACAATTGCCTTTTATGTTATATCACATTCAAACAAAATTTAGAGATGAGCCAAGGGCTCGTGGCGGATTAATTAGGGTACGTGAGTTTGTAATGAAGGATGCTTACAGCTTTCATACAAATAAAGCAGATTTAGACCAATATTATGAGCAAGTAGCACAAGCATACTTTAATATTTATAACAGGTCTGGTTTAGATGATGTTGTAAAGGTTGCTGGTGACTCGGGTATGATGGGCGGAAATGAGTCACATGAGTATATGTATGTTACAGAAAGTGGTGAAGACCGCTTAGTAATTTGTCGTAACTGTGGTTATGCTGCCAATATGGAAGTAGCTACCCAAGAAAAACAGCTAGTTAATGCTAATGATGAGTTAGCAGAAATGCAAGAAGTGCACACTCCTAAGGCTAAAGAAATAGCTCAAGTAGCAGAGTTTTTAGGTGTTAATGCTAACCAAACACTAAAAACTTTAATTTATAAAATTGAAGATGAAATTGTATTAATAGCATTAAGAGGCGATATGCATCTTAATGATAAAAAACTGGCCTTTGTATTAAAAACAGATAAGTTTAGACCAGCAAAATTAAATGAAGTGGAAGAGGCTGGTTTAATAGCAGGATTTGTTTCACCTGTTGGCATTAAAGGCTTTAAAGTAATTGCTGATGATGTATTGGTAAAAGAAATGAATTTAGTAGCAGGAGCAAACAAAGTAGATTATCACCTTAAAAATGTAAACCTAGGTAGAGACTTTACTGCAGACATTATTGCAGATATTGTAGAAGTTAAAGAAGGGGCTCGGTGTCCTGAGTGTGGCAAAATAGTAGAACACTCTAGGGGAGTTGAAGTTGGTAATATATTTAAACTTGGAACAAAGTACACTGAGGCATTTAATGCTACATTTGCTGAAGCAGATGGCAATAAATTACCAATAATAATGGGTTGTTATGGCATTGGTGTTGGCAGATTAGTTGCTAGTGTTGTTGAAGAGTTCCATGATGATAATGGTATAATGTGGCCAGTCAATATAGCTCCTTATCATGTGGTAGTAGTGCCAATTGGTAAAGAGGGTGACGAAGCGTTCACAATAGCTGAAAACTTAGCTAATGACTTAGCAGACGCTGGAATTGAGACCTTATTTGACGACAGAAAGTTGCGTAATGGTGTTAAGTTTAAAGACATAGACTTAATTGGCATACCACTACGTATTGTTATAGGTAAAAAAAGCCTAGCTAATAATGAAGTTGAGGTAAAGTGGCGTAAGAGTGAAGACAAAACCATGATAGCAGTCGATAAGATAAAAGATTGGGTTATAGATGAATTAAAGTTTGATGTAACATTGGCTTAG
- the cysS gene encoding cysteine--tRNA ligase → MDIYFSNTLTRKKDKFTPLKAGKVGIYTCGPTVYGRAHIGNLRAYLFADSLCRVLRFNNYKVKQVMNITDVGHLVSDADDGEDKMAVAAREQQKSPLEIAKIYTDLFVSDCNKLNITPPTLKIKATDCINDMINYVEVLVDKGYAYEITDGVYFDISKFANYGCLSGLDLNNQQAGARIEVNQEKISPCDFAVWKQAPPEHIMQWPSPWGMGYPGWHIECSTISNKYLGEKFDIHTGGIDHIPIHHENEIAQSYGFSGKIPANVWMHSEFIQIDKGKMSKSLGNTYSLDDLIEKGFEPAAYRYMCFNAHYSKQLNFTWDGIKAAQTAMNRLRMSINKLSGLKNVMSDEIAQKYLTEFNEAINDDLNMPKAMAILWDIARGNAGGENAIRLISKFETVLALDLFNYEEEKQYLDLNENQQKLIKERAAARKSKNWARADEIRDLFTAQGIELVDTKDGVKALKK, encoded by the coding sequence ATGGATATTTATTTTAGTAATACTTTAACTCGTAAAAAAGATAAATTTACTCCGCTAAAGGCTGGCAAGGTAGGTATTTATACATGTGGACCAACCGTATATGGTAGAGCTCATATTGGCAATTTAAGAGCCTATCTTTTTGCTGATTCTTTATGTAGAGTTTTACGATTTAATAACTATAAAGTAAAACAAGTAATGAACATCACTGATGTTGGACACTTGGTGTCGGATGCAGATGATGGTGAAGATAAAATGGCTGTAGCTGCTAGAGAACAGCAAAAATCACCTTTAGAGATTGCTAAAATATATACAGATTTGTTTGTTTCAGATTGTAATAAATTAAACATAACACCTCCTACTCTAAAAATTAAAGCAACAGACTGCATAAATGATATGATAAATTATGTAGAAGTTTTAGTAGATAAGGGCTATGCATATGAAATTACCGATGGGGTATATTTTGATATAAGTAAATTTGCTAACTATGGATGCCTTAGCGGATTAGACCTTAATAATCAGCAGGCGGGTGCTCGTATAGAAGTTAATCAAGAAAAAATAAGCCCTTGTGATTTTGCAGTATGGAAACAAGCCCCACCAGAGCATATTATGCAATGGCCGAGCCCGTGGGGAATGGGTTATCCGGGCTGGCATATAGAGTGTTCTACAATCTCAAATAAATATTTAGGTGAAAAATTTGATATTCATACAGGTGGTATAGATCATATTCCAATCCACCACGAGAATGAAATAGCGCAAAGTTATGGCTTTAGTGGTAAAATACCAGCAAATGTATGGATGCATTCGGAGTTTATTCAAATAGATAAAGGTAAAATGTCTAAGAGTTTAGGAAATACCTATAGCTTAGATGATTTAATTGAAAAGGGTTTTGAGCCGGCAGCATATCGGTATATGTGTTTTAATGCCCATTATAGTAAACAATTAAATTTTACTTGGGATGGAATTAAAGCTGCCCAAACAGCTATGAATAGACTACGTATGTCAATAAATAAATTGAGTGGTTTAAAAAATGTTATGAGTGATGAAATAGCGCAAAAATATTTAACAGAGTTTAATGAGGCTATTAATGATGACCTAAATATGCCTAAGGCTATGGCAATTTTATGGGATATAGCGCGAGGAAATGCTGGTGGTGAAAATGCTATTAGACTTATAAGCAAGTTCGAAACAGTATTGGCTTTGGATTTATTTAATTACGAAGAAGAAAAACAGTATCTTGATTTAAATGAGAATCAGCAAAAGCTTATTAAAGAAAGAGCTGCGGCTCGTAAAAGTAAAAACTGGGCTCGTGCTGATGAAATACGAGACTTGTTTACTGCGCAAGGAATTGAATTAGTAGACACTAAAGATGGTGTAAAAGCACTTAAGAAATAA
- a CDS encoding M3 family oligoendopeptidase, with protein sequence MTITNEKINKKERKFYSSNLKADSVELVTKELELLNEVTINSKQDLETFIHKVSEFVFIIYETYAWKYIKMTCNADKPENAKAFNDFFANIMTKLQAYSFKFNKKIYESAYKSELPTEEYAHLMKIVANEIELFREENIPLNVKENELANKYGEMFSKLTVNFDGEDKTLIQMRQYQKSNDRKVREKAWRLVAERIMKESDEFNELFDELKKLRIQITKNVGFENYRDYMHQEKGRFDYTPQDIIEFHKSVEQVVVPFLKELSEDRKEKLKVNSLRPWDVSVDLDGKILKPFSSENEFVDKAVKILSKVKPEFGKNLNMMKNSGFLDLENRKGKAPGGYNFPLAEYGAAFIFMNAIGLQSDVSTLLHESGHAMHSFATADMKIAQYGNTPSEIAELASMSMELLTLDYLDEYYDNKEDLIKAKKEQLEGTLKFLPWCMIVDAFQQWIYTEPNHTAAERTQYFKSLMDRFNVGIDWSGLLSEKGSQWLRQLHIFEVPFYYIEYGISQLGAIAVYKNYKENGKVAIKQYEDFLKLGYSKSVKELYKAAGIKFDFSVDYIKGIVEFIKEELALLK encoded by the coding sequence ATGACAATAACCAATGAAAAAATAAATAAAAAGGAACGCAAATTTTACTCAAGTAATTTAAAAGCAGATTCAGTAGAATTGGTAACAAAAGAGCTAGAACTTTTAAACGAAGTTACGATAAACTCAAAACAAGACCTAGAGACTTTTATACATAAAGTAAGTGAGTTTGTGTTTATTATATACGAAACATATGCTTGGAAATATATTAAGATGACTTGTAATGCAGATAAACCTGAGAATGCAAAAGCGTTTAATGATTTTTTTGCCAATATAATGACAAAGTTACAAGCTTATAGCTTTAAGTTTAATAAAAAGATTTATGAAAGTGCATATAAAAGTGAGTTGCCTACTGAAGAATATGCTCACCTTATGAAAATAGTAGCAAATGAAATTGAACTATTTAGAGAAGAGAATATTCCTTTAAACGTTAAAGAAAATGAGTTAGCTAATAAATATGGAGAAATGTTTTCTAAGCTCACAGTAAACTTTGATGGAGAAGATAAAACTCTTATTCAAATGCGTCAATACCAAAAGAGTAATGATCGCAAGGTTAGAGAAAAAGCCTGGCGTTTGGTTGCAGAACGTATTATGAAAGAATCCGATGAGTTTAATGAATTATTTGATGAATTAAAAAAGTTACGTATTCAAATTACCAAAAACGTTGGTTTCGAAAACTACAGAGATTATATGCATCAAGAAAAGGGTCGCTTTGATTACACTCCACAAGATATTATAGAATTTCACAAATCAGTAGAACAAGTTGTAGTTCCTTTTTTAAAAGAGCTAAGTGAGGATCGTAAAGAAAAGCTTAAAGTTAACTCTTTAAGACCGTGGGATGTTAGTGTAGATTTAGATGGTAAAATTCTAAAACCCTTTAGCAGTGAAAATGAATTTGTAGATAAAGCAGTAAAAATACTTAGTAAAGTTAAACCTGAGTTTGGTAAAAACTTAAATATGATGAAGAACTCAGGATTTTTAGATTTAGAAAATAGAAAAGGTAAAGCCCCTGGTGGTTATAATTTTCCTTTAGCAGAATATGGTGCTGCCTTTATTTTTATGAATGCTATTGGTTTGCAAAGTGATGTATCAACACTGTTGCATGAATCTGGTCACGCAATGCACTCTTTTGCAACAGCTGATATGAAAATTGCTCAGTATGGTAATACTCCAAGTGAAATAGCAGAATTAGCTTCGATGTCGATGGAGTTGTTAACTCTAGATTATTTAGATGAATATTATGATAATAAAGAAGACTTAATTAAAGCTAAAAAAGAGCAACTAGAAGGTACTCTTAAATTTTTACCATGGTGCATGATTGTGGATGCCTTCCAACAGTGGATTTACACTGAACCAAATCATACAGCAGCAGAACGTACACAGTATTTTAAATCATTAATGGATAGGTTTAATGTTGGTATAGATTGGAGTGGTTTGTTATCCGAAAAGGGATCTCAATGGCTTCGTCAGTTACACATATTTGAAGTTCCCTTTTATTATATTGAGTATGGTATAAGTCAGCTTGGCGCAATAGCTGTGTATAAGAATTATAAAGAGAATGGTAAAGTAGCCATAAAGCAATACGAAGATTTTTTGAAACTAGGTTATTCAAAATCTGTAAAAGAGCTGTACAAGGCGGCAGGAATTAAGTTTGATTTTTCAGTAGATTACATTAAGGGAATTGTTGAATTTATAAAAGAAGAATTAGCTTTACTTAAATAA
- a CDS encoding GNAT family N-acetyltransferase, whose amino-acid sequence MHYRICNKYTVTEADPQEFATYYVIYGHGNKNIWFPTKVENAIEVFSKIKKHYFISYDGTRVGGFIKKKNWFGFVFLIPPFNKEISVVKGIVELIKETAKSSTITVSGIYPASYHNYQRLGFQRTETERIMIKPTSQYYIKWSNDLIIEAPNESNRDQLTKLYYEVYKNSPVKCIADQQLNFYDDLLKEHVKIVEPKYSTVLRDKNTNDIIACCLVFIWQNLPYIADLVVKEDYQQKGLGSMMIKKALNNAYGKYLAIRLAVKAGNRAEGLYYKLGFTSGIESSEFVLNI is encoded by the coding sequence ATGCATTATAGAATCTGTAATAAGTATACCGTAACTGAGGCTGACCCCCAAGAATTTGCAACGTACTATGTTATTTATGGACATGGCAATAAAAATATTTGGTTTCCTACTAAAGTAGAAAATGCAATTGAGGTATTTTCTAAAATTAAAAAACACTACTTTATTAGTTATGATGGTACTCGAGTGGGTGGCTTTATAAAGAAAAAAAATTGGTTTGGTTTTGTGTTTTTAATTCCACCTTTCAATAAAGAAATAAGTGTTGTTAAAGGAATAGTTGAGCTTATTAAAGAAACAGCAAAAAGCAGTACAATTACTGTCTCTGGTATTTATCCAGCCAGTTATCACAATTATCAACGACTCGGTTTTCAAAGAACCGAAACAGAGCGAATTATGATTAAACCAACATCTCAATACTATATTAAATGGTCTAATGATTTAATAATTGAAGCACCTAACGAAAGTAATAGGGATCAATTAACTAAGCTATATTATGAGGTTTATAAAAACAGTCCAGTTAAGTGTATAGCAGACCAGCAATTAAATTTTTACGATGATTTACTTAAAGAACATGTGAAAATTGTAGAACCTAAGTATTCTACAGTATTACGAGATAAAAACACAAATGATATTATAGCATGTTGTCTAGTATTTATTTGGCAGAATCTACCTTATATCGCTGATTTAGTTGTTAAAGAAGATTACCAGCAAAAAGGGCTTGGTAGCATGATGATTAAAAAAGCCTTAAACAATGCCTATGGCAAATATTTAGCAATTAGACTAGCTGTAAAAGCAGGAAATAGAGCTGAAGGACTTTATTATAAGTTAGGGTTCACTAGTGGTATTGAAAGCAGTGAGTTTGTTTTAAACATATAG
- a CDS encoding GNAT family N-acetyltransferase, which produces MQLIAKKDYNKVKPLFKNIKHSIPIVFSLLEGNSKGVIYVDNINKPQTAFIYLTDCFCYIVGNHLNTKFNEQLKDFIHNTYLPHLNNNELIIFTFNKAWDLQLSCVLSDLKSIKIKRVVYDFDVSLFSKSTIDCQLPSDFCVKKYNGDNIKNLKLPVLSSWLSTEKFLQNGLAVFISYKTEIIAYCYSVYAGNNNVEIDIFTKEQHRGKGYATYLAKYFINECLKKGLRPNWSCWPEKKSSMKIAVKLGFTNKQELPVHLWASDL; this is translated from the coding sequence GTGCAATTAATAGCTAAAAAAGATTATAATAAGGTTAAGCCGCTATTTAAAAATATTAAACATAGTATACCTATTGTGTTTTCTTTATTAGAAGGTAACTCAAAGGGTGTGATTTATGTAGACAATATTAATAAACCCCAAACTGCCTTTATATATTTAACAGACTGTTTTTGTTATATAGTTGGAAATCACCTTAACACAAAGTTTAACGAACAGTTGAAAGACTTTATACATAATACTTATTTACCACATCTTAATAACAATGAGTTAATTATATTTACTTTTAATAAAGCATGGGATTTACAACTTAGTTGTGTTTTAAGTGATTTAAAATCTATTAAAATTAAGAGAGTAGTTTATGATTTTGATGTTTCGTTATTTAGTAAGTCAACAATAGATTGTCAGCTACCAAGTGATTTTTGCGTTAAAAAATATAATGGTGATAATATAAAAAATCTAAAGCTTCCAGTGTTAAGTTCATGGCTATCAACGGAGAAGTTTTTACAAAATGGTCTTGCAGTATTTATATCTTATAAAACCGAAATTATAGCATATTGTTATTCAGTTTATGCAGGCAATAATAATGTTGAAATAGATATTTTTACAAAGGAGCAACATAGGGGAAAAGGTTACGCTACCTATTTAGCTAAATACTTTATTAATGAATGTTTGAAAAAAGGATTAAGACCAAACTGGTCATGTTGGCCTGAAAAAAAATCGTCTATGAAAATTGCAGTAAAACTTGGTTTTACTAATAAACAAGAGCTACCTGTACACTTATGGGCTAGTGATTTGTAG